The Candidatus Babeliales bacterium genome contains the following window.
ATAATCTTGTCTGTGTAGATAATACAATGGCATTGCAGAATTTTATTGATTTATTGCAAGGGCTGGATGAATTTTATTATCAAGATGCATGTGAATATATAAAAATAAGCGGTTACTAATTGATGGTAACCGCTTGTTTTATTGAATTATTGCTTATAGTAGGCCGCTAAAAAACAATCTGGTTATTATGTTTTTTAGACTCATGGTAATACCTCCAAATGTTATAATTTTGCTTTTGGTTGATTATAACTTTCAATGAGTTTAGCTATATCAGGACGTCCTTGCTTACGTGCATAGGCAGCGGCTTGTTTTTTTATTTCTGGGGTAAATTCGTTTAAACGTAGAATAGGGGTGATGATATCGTCATCGGTATATAATTGGCCTGATATGAGATATGTTAATAATGAAGCCCCATTTATATCTTTTGTATTTATGTCTGCACGTGTTTGCGTGACGAGGTAGTTAACAATATTTATGTGATCATTACTTGCTGCATGCATGGGGGCGGTCATTCCCGTAAATTCATCTTTGGCATCAGGATTAACGCCTGTGTGTAGCAC
Protein-coding sequences here:
- a CDS encoding ankyrin repeat domain-containing protein — translated: DHEYAINFMVSEEVYYKKLMHAAKIGDLQKLIQVLHTGVNPDAKDEFTGMTAPMHAASNDHINIVNYLVTQTRADINTKDINGASLLTYLISGQLYTDDDIITPILRLNEFTPEIKKQAAAYARKQGRPDIAKLIESYNQPKAKL